A part of Melittangium boletus DSM 14713 genomic DNA contains:
- a CDS encoding response regulator transcription factor produces the protein MSHILIVEDEDVLADSLQDILLSEGHTVRIARNGLDALELLSQGQTELVLLDLMLPQVDGVSVLQHLRRTSPDTRVIITTSCSREALRGHAVEAYLRKPFTLEALLGAVETALRPKSSRTHTESSV, from the coding sequence ATGAGCCACATCCTCATCGTCGAGGATGAAGACGTACTCGCGGATTCGCTCCAGGACATTCTCTTGAGCGAAGGCCATACGGTGCGGATCGCGCGCAACGGTCTCGATGCGCTCGAGCTGCTGTCCCAAGGACAGACAGAGCTCGTCCTCCTGGATTTGATGCTCCCCCAGGTGGACGGAGTGAGCGTGCTTCAACACCTGCGGCGCACCTCGCCAGACACCCGGGTGATCATCACGACCTCGTGCTCCCGCGAGGCATTGCGCGGCCATGCCGTGGAAGCCTACCTGCGCAAACCCTTTACCCTGGAGGCATTGCTCGGCGCGGTGGAGACCGCGCTCCGTCCGAAGTCCTCGCGAACCCACACGGAAAGCTCCGTGTGA
- a CDS encoding ATPase domain-containing protein: MGGSDTQAEAPGREVPRLSSGTPHLDQILAGGWLRGGTYIVSGPPGTGKTTLGNQLCFSIAERGECALYVTLLAETHSRMMLHLRSLSFFRPEYVGTRVFYLSATATLKEKGLHGMLELLTRTVREKKSRVLVIDGATLLREFAESPLALREFLQGLSVLGGLTDCTTLLLSTDEHKSMDIETSMVDGILALSAELLGLKAIRGLEVLKFRGSNNIPGRHTFLIDENGVSIYPRWEALHRKTPTVIPDADTRLRFGIPSIDAMCHGGLVAYSSTLLLGSPGSGKTLLGLHFLAEGATQGERGLYFGFAESGETLIHKMKKVGHDITSDVARGRIRLEVRAPVETLPDAMVQELMELIAKHRYRRVFIDGLEPFAKEAIDPERTTRFVSALINAMRDQHVSMIVTEQTNTLFGPDLHSPIRGAEAIIDNLIFLRFVELNGRLRRMLSVLKMRDSENDPFLRELSITNHGLRAEESYASLDGMLTGLPRHRLPSSAEGTPAARPARKTRAPARVKKTAPGRRRRKPGGRE; encoded by the coding sequence ATGGGAGGGAGCGACACGCAGGCGGAAGCACCCGGGAGGGAAGTCCCACGGCTGTCGAGTGGCACACCGCATCTGGATCAGATCCTCGCCGGAGGCTGGCTCCGAGGAGGTACATACATCGTGTCGGGGCCTCCTGGCACGGGGAAGACCACCCTGGGCAACCAGCTCTGCTTCTCCATCGCCGAGCGGGGCGAGTGCGCCTTGTATGTCACACTGCTCGCCGAGACGCACTCGCGCATGATGCTGCACCTGCGCTCGCTGTCGTTCTTCCGGCCCGAATACGTGGGCACCCGGGTCTTCTATCTCAGCGCGACGGCGACACTGAAGGAGAAGGGCCTCCACGGCATGTTGGAGTTGCTCACCCGGACGGTGCGCGAGAAGAAGAGCCGCGTCCTGGTCATCGACGGCGCCACCCTGCTGCGCGAGTTCGCGGAGAGCCCCCTCGCCCTGCGCGAGTTCCTCCAGGGTCTGTCGGTGCTCGGTGGGCTCACGGACTGCACCACCCTGCTGTTGAGCACGGACGAGCACAAGTCCATGGACATCGAGACCTCCATGGTCGATGGCATCCTGGCGCTGAGCGCGGAGCTGCTGGGGCTCAAGGCCATCCGGGGCCTGGAGGTGCTCAAGTTCCGGGGCAGCAACAACATCCCCGGCCGGCATACCTTCCTCATCGACGAGAACGGGGTGAGCATCTATCCGCGCTGGGAAGCGTTGCATCGCAAGACGCCCACGGTCATTCCCGACGCGGACACGCGCCTGCGCTTTGGCATCCCCAGCATCGATGCCATGTGCCACGGAGGACTGGTCGCCTATTCCTCCACCCTGCTGCTGGGCAGTCCTGGCAGTGGCAAGACCCTGCTCGGCCTGCACTTCCTCGCCGAGGGCGCCACCCAGGGTGAACGCGGTCTGTATTTCGGCTTCGCGGAGAGCGGCGAGACGTTGATCCACAAGATGAAGAAGGTGGGTCATGACATCACCTCCGACGTGGCCCGGGGGAGGATCCGCCTGGAGGTCCGCGCGCCTGTGGAAACCCTGCCCGACGCCATGGTGCAGGAATTGATGGAGCTGATCGCGAAGCACCGCTACAGGCGAGTCTTCATCGATGGCCTGGAGCCCTTCGCCAAGGAAGCCATCGATCCGGAACGCACCACGCGCTTCGTGTCCGCGCTCATCAACGCCATGCGGGATCAGCATGTGTCCATGATCGTGACGGAACAGACGAACACGCTCTTCGGACCGGATCTGCACTCGCCCATCCGAGGAGCGGAAGCCATCATCGACAACCTCATCTTCCTGCGATTCGTCGAATTGAATGGCCGGCTGAGGCGCATGCTGTCCGTCCTGAAGATGCGCGACAGCGAGAACGATCCGTTCCTGCGCGAGCTCTCCATCACGAACCACGGCCTGCGCGCGGAGGAATCCTATGCGTCGCTCGACGGGATGCTGACGGGCCTGCCGCGCCACCGGCTCCCGTCCAGCGCCGAGGGGACGCCCGCCGCCCGCCCTGCCCGGAAGACCCGAGCGCCGGCCCGGGTGAAGAAGACCGCGCCGGGACGCCGCCGACGAAAACCGGGAGGACGCGAATGA